From a region of the Leptospira kmetyi serovar Malaysia str. Bejo-Iso9 genome:
- a CDS encoding DUF433 domain-containing protein: protein MSNDKFTSIEMIPGYLGGKPFIKGTGVRVLEILDLLLSGMSRKGILREYPGISNEDIDSAVSFLENKLEVARQNQYLKQKVS, encoded by the coding sequence ATGAGTAACGACAAGTTTACTTCGATAGAAATGATCCCGGGTTATCTGGGCGGTAAACCTTTCATTAAGGGAACCGGAGTTCGGGTTTTGGAAATTTTAGATTTGTTATTGTCCGGAATGTCAAGAAAGGGAATTCTCAGGGAATATCCGGGAATTTCAAACGAGGATATCGATTCAGCGGTTTCTTTTTTGGAAAATAAATTGGAAGTCGCAAGACAGAATCAATATCTAAAACAAAAAGTCAGTTAA